The DNA region ACCAGCTTCATCACAATATTGAGCGGTTCCAGCCCGAGATCATTGGTCAGGTGGGTTCCGATGCCAAAAGCCACCTGAATGCGGCCGGCGAAATGTGCATGTAGCGCCAGTGCCGCCTCCACGGTCAGACCATCCGAGAACACCAGACGCTTGGTCATGGGATTGATGCGCAGCTTGCGGTAATGGGCAATCGCCTTTTCGCCCCATTCGTAGGGATCACCCGAGTCATGGCGCAGCCCGTCGAACAGCTTGGCAAAGTAGAGATCGAAGTCCGCCAGGAAGGCGTCCATGCCCACCACATCGGTCAGGGCAATGCCCAAATCACCACGAAACTCATGCACCCAGCCCTCCAGGGCAGCTTTCTGGAAGTCGCGCAGACGACTGCCGAAGGCCTGATGCGCCTGCAGATACTCATGGGCCATGGTGCCAATCGGCACCAGCCCGAAGCGCATGGCCTGATAGACATTCGAGGTCCCCTTGAATGCCTGGGGCAGCGCCTTCTGCAGGGTCTCGACCACTTCATCGTGCCAGCGTGCACTATAGCGCCGCCGCAGACCAAAATCGGAAAAGGCAAAGCTGGCGGCATCGCCCTGTGCATCCAGCGACGGACGCAGCCGTGCAATCTTGTCCGCCAGGCGTTGCCGCCCCTGCGCGAGAATGGCTGACTCCCGGCCGCGACTCAGACGGCGGAAATACAGCTCGTTGACGATATACAGCACGAAGATTTCAAAACCCATGACATGCACCAGCGGGCCACGGGCACGAATCATCAGCGACTCTCCTTCCACCCCGGTTTCAATGAAGCGGCGCTGAAAGCGGAACACATTGAGAAAATCGACGAAATCGCTCTTCAGGTAACGCAGCGTGCTGAGGTAGTCCAGCTCCTGCTGGGTAAACAGCATATTGCACAGATGATCCAGCTCCCGGTCCAGCTCGGCCTTCAGCTCGGTCAGCGGGTAGTGCGGATGGTTGCGACAGACGAACGCATACTCGGCCGTCGCACCAGGATGCTGGTGCAACAGGGCCTGCCACATGGTGAACTTGTACAGATCATTTTCCAGCAAGCTGCGTACAACGAATTGCGATGACATCGAGGTCTCCAGATCCATGGGGCTGCCAGCGCAATTTATCATGCGAGACGGGTTGACACCATACTAGCTTATAGGTATAGTGACCCTCCTCGGTTGCAGACATGTCTGCACCAGGCCCAGGTGGCGGAATTGGTAGACGCACTAGGTTCAGGTCCTAGCGGTGGCAACACTGTGGAAGTTCGAGTCTTCTCCTGGGCACCAGATTACAAAAACCCGTTGAGCACGCTCAACGGGTTTTTTCATTTCGGGGTCAGGTCTTTCATTGTGCATGCGGAATGCAAAATGAAAGACCTGACCCCGTCCGAAAAAAAACCCCGATGCTGGCATCGGGGTTTTTTGTCTCTGCCGGTCTTACAGACCGAACGGATGACGCAATACAATGGTTTCTTCGCGATCCGGACCGGTCGAGATGATGTCGACCGGCGCCTCGCAGATCGCTTCGATGCGCTGGAGGTAGGCGCGGGCATTGGCCGGCAGGTCTTCCCAGCGCTTGATGCCCACGGTGGATTCGCTCCAGCCCGGCAGCGTTTCGTAGATCGGCTCGCATGCCGCCACGGCATCGGCGCCAACCGGGAAAATGTCGATCTTCTCACCGTTGAGCAGGTAGCCCACGCACAGGTTGATGGTTTCCAGACCGTCCATGACATCCAGCTTGGTGACACACAGGCCGGAAACACCGTTGATCTGAATGGAGCGCTTGAGCAGTGCCGCATCGAACCAGCCGCAACGACGCGGGCGACCGGTCACCGAGCCGAACTCATTGCCACGCTTGGCCAGGAATTCACCCACGTCATTTTCCTGCTCGGTCGGGAACGGACCTGAGCCGACGCGGGTGGTGTAACCCTTGACGATGCCCAGCACGTAGTTGAGCATCTGCGGCGCCACACCGGCACCCGGGGCAGCCGCCCCGGCGACGCAGTTGGAGGAGGTCACGTACGGATAGGTACCGTGATCAATGTCCAGCAGCGTGCCCTGCGCGCCTTCGAACAGCAGCGGCTTGCCGGCTTTGTTCATTTCGTACAGGGTACGCGAGACATCGGCCACCATCGGCTTCAGCCGTTCGGCCAGTTGCATGATGGTGTTGTACACCGTGTCGAAATCCACGGCATCGGTCTTGTAGAGCTGGGTCAGCTGGAAGTTGTAGAATGCCAGGTTCTCACGCAGCTTGTCGGCAAAGCGGGCCGGGTCGAACAGGTCGCCGACGCGCAGGGCACGACGAGCCACCTTGTCTTCGTAGGCCGGGCCGATACCACGACCGGTCGTGCCGATCTTGCTGGCGCCCTTGGCGGCTTCGCGAGCCTGATCCAGTGCGATGTGGTACGGCAGAATCAGCGGGCAGGCTTCGGCAATCTTCAGGCGGCCGGAGACGCTGACGCCAGCGGCTTCCAGCTCGTCGATTTCCTTGAACAGGGCTTCCGGCGACAGCACCACGCCGTTACCGATGAAGCACTCGACACCGGCACGCAGAATACCGGACGGAATCAGGCGCAATACGGTCTTTTTACCATTGACGACCAGGGTATGACCGGCATTGTGACCACCCTGAAAACGCACCACGCCCTGAGCGTGATCGGTCAGCCAGTCAACGATCTTGCCCTTGCCTTCATCACCCCACTGGGTACCAATCACGACAACGTTCTTGGACATAGGAAAGAATCCTTCTCTCTGTCTTGCTACAAAAATCAGTCAAACGGCACAACCTGCCAGCCTGCGGGACCGGCGATCAATTCACGATCGCAGTTCAGCGCGGCGGCAGATTCGCCAAGGTAATCAATCATCACGACTTCACCAGCCTTGCGCAGCGAGGCGATCTCGGCCGCCGCGGCATCCGCCACCCGGGCCGCCACACGAATGCCACTGGCACTGCTGCGCTCCGGCAGAATGCGCAACAGATCGCGCAAATCCAGGCTGAAACCGGTTGCCGGACGTGCCCGTCCGAAGCGACGGCCGACATTGTCGTAGCGGCCGCCACGCGCCAGCTCGTCGGGCCAGCCCGGGGCATAGATCGCAAACATCAGACCGGTGTGATAGGCCGTACCACGCAGCTCGGTCAGATCGAAACTGATCTCGACCCGATCCTGCAGGGCATTGGCGATCGACTGCAGCTGGCCCAATGCCAGGTCCACCTCGGGAATCGACGGCAGACGGCTGCGCGCCCGATCGAGGATGGCACGCGGGCCATACAGTTCCGGCAAGGCCACAAAGGCACTGCGGTACGGCTCGGCCACGCTCTGCACCAGCAGGGCGACCCCGGCCGCATCCTTGCTGCGCAGGGCAGCGAAGACTTCACGGGTCAGTTCGGCCCCCAGTCCGGCGGCTGCGGCCAGGCCGCGGAAAATCGCGATATTGCCGATATCCAGCCTGGGCTGTTGCACGCCGACCAGATCCAGCGTATCGAGTGCCAGCCGGATAATTTCCAGGTCCGCCTCGATGCCGGCGAAGCCATACAGTTCGGCGCCGACCTGCAGCGGCTCGCGCGAACTCATCAGGCCGGCGGGACGTGCGTGCACCACACTGCCGGCATAACACAGACGGGTCACCCCGGTGCGTTCCGCCAGCAGGTGGGCGTCGATGCGGGCGACTTGCGGGGTAATGTCGGCGCGCAAGCCCATCTGGCGACCGGACAAATGGTCGTCGAGCTTGAAGGTTTTCATTTCCAGCGAGTCGTCACCTTCCGCTACCAGTGAATCGATGTACTCGATCATTGGCGGCAGCACCAACTCATAGCCCGCCGTACGGAACAGCTCCAGCATGGAAGACTTGGCAGTCTCCAGCTGGCGCGCGGTCGCCGGCAGAATATCGGCAATGTATTCGGGTAACAGCCAGTTTCGCATAGTGATCTGAAACACAATAAAAGGCGGGACGCTGGGACCCGCCTTGTTTGCCGGGACGCACGACGACCTGGGGTCTGACGTGGCGGTACCGGGAATGAATGTCTGGTTGCAGCCAACCCTGGATGAGGGTTTATTGGCCTGAGCCGGCAACGACAAGCGTCGCGGCTTCTGTGAATGACGTGGACGCAAAAACGTCCACGCTCTTCAGGCAGTATTCTACGCGCATCTCGCAGAATATGCTCATATAAAAACAAAACATTACTGCCAGGACAGATCTTCGTCCTGTGTTTCGCCGGCCATTTCTGCCGGTGCAAAGCGCTCTGCCAGGGCGGTACGCAGCAAATCCAGACCGGCGCCGGTCAGCGCCGAAACGCGCACAGCGACCGGCAAACCGTCCGCATCCCGCTCTATACCGGGCTCCTGGCCCTTCAGATCGATCTTGTTCCAGACGATCAGCTGCGGTACATCGGCGGCACCAATTTCCTGCAGCACCTTGTCGACTTCTTCGATTTGCATGTCGCGCATCGGATTGGCAGCGTCTACAACATGCAACAACATGTCAGCCTGAACCGTTTCTTCCAGGGTGGCACGGAAGGCGGCAACCAGGGTGTGGGGCAGATTGCGGATGAAGCCGACAGTATCGGACAGCACCAGCGACAGCTCGGGATTCAGGTACAGCTTGCGACTGGTGGTATCCAGTGTGGCAAACAGCTGGTCAGCCGCGTAGCTGCGCGCCTTGGTCAGGCTGTTGAACAGTGTCGACTTGCCGGCATTGGTATAACCGACAATGGACAGCGAGGCGATGCCGGAGCGCTGACGCCCGCGACGCTGGGTATGGCGCTGACGTTCAACATGCTTCAGACGATCCTTGAGCAGCTTGACGCGATTGCCCAGCAAGCGACGGTCGGTTTCCAGCTGGGTTTCACCCGGTCCGCGCAGGCCAATCCCCCCCTTCTGACGTTCAAGGTGGGTCCAGCCGCGCACCAGGCGCGTTGCCAGGTGCGACAGCTGAGCCAGTTCGACCTGCAACTTGCCCTCGTGGCTGCGTGCCCGCTGGGCAAAGATGTCCAGAATCAGGCTGGTACGATCAATCACGCGGCACTGCAACTGGCGTTCGAGGTTACGTTCCTGGGCCGGCGACAACTGATGGTTGAAGATCACCACGTTGGCAGCACAGCTGCGCACCACGGCAGCGATCTCCTCGACCTTGCCCTTGCCGGCGAACAGCGCGGCATCGGGGCGCTGCCGCTTGGCGGTCACGGTCTCGGCCACTTCCACGCCTGCACTGGTGACCAGCTCCACACACTCGGCAACATCCTCGGCAAAATCCGGCGTGCCAAAATCCAGACACACCAGAACAGCCCTGTCACCCACTTCCGGACGATCAAACACGTTCAACTTGCCTTCTGACAATTAAAAAGGGCCAACGCCACACTCCCTGCGGAGTACGGAGCGCCGGCCCCAGGCCTGGAGAGGAAGATTACTCTTCGCTCTGATCCAGTTTCTGTGCAGTGTAATGCTCGTGCGGGATGTTCACCGGACGGGCAGGCACCACAGTGGAGATGGCATGCTTGTACACCATCTGCGTCACGGTGTTCTTCAGCAGAACCACATACTGATCAAAAGACTCAATCTGCCCCTGCAGCTTGATACCATTTACCAGATAGATGGAAACCGGGACATGTTCCTTGCGCAGAGTATTCAGGAACGGGTCTTGTAACATTTGCCCT from Paludibacterium sp. B53371 includes:
- the pncB gene encoding nicotinate phosphoribosyltransferase, coding for MSSQFVVRSLLENDLYKFTMWQALLHQHPGATAEYAFVCRNHPHYPLTELKAELDRELDHLCNMLFTQQELDYLSTLRYLKSDFVDFLNVFRFQRRFIETGVEGESLMIRARGPLVHVMGFEIFVLYIVNELYFRRLSRGRESAILAQGRQRLADKIARLRPSLDAQGDAASFAFSDFGLRRRYSARWHDEVVETLQKALPQAFKGTSNVYQAMRFGLVPIGTMAHEYLQAHQAFGSRLRDFQKAALEGWVHEFRGDLGIALTDVVGMDAFLADFDLYFAKLFDGLRHDSGDPYEWGEKAIAHYRKLRINPMTKRLVFSDGLTVEAALALHAHFAGRIQVAFGIGTHLTNDLGLEPLNIVMKLVNCNDQPVAKLSDAPGKTLCSDETFLAYLRQVFQHPAVG
- a CDS encoding adenylosuccinate synthase, which produces MSKNVVVIGTQWGDEGKGKIVDWLTDHAQGVVRFQGGHNAGHTLVVNGKKTVLRLIPSGILRAGVECFIGNGVVLSPEALFKEIDELEAAGVSVSGRLKIAEACPLILPYHIALDQAREAAKGASKIGTTGRGIGPAYEDKVARRALRVGDLFDPARFADKLRENLAFYNFQLTQLYKTDAVDFDTVYNTIMQLAERLKPMVADVSRTLYEMNKAGKPLLFEGAQGTLLDIDHGTYPYVTSSNCVAGAAAPGAGVAPQMLNYVLGIVKGYTTRVGSGPFPTEQENDVGEFLAKRGNEFGSVTGRPRRCGWFDAALLKRSIQINGVSGLCVTKLDVMDGLETINLCVGYLLNGEKIDIFPVGADAVAACEPIYETLPGWSESTVGIKRWEDLPANARAYLQRIEAICEAPVDIISTGPDREETIVLRHPFGL
- a CDS encoding ATP phosphoribosyltransferase regulatory subunit; protein product: MRNWLLPEYIADILPATARQLETAKSSMLELFRTAGYELVLPPMIEYIDSLVAEGDDSLEMKTFKLDDHLSGRQMGLRADITPQVARIDAHLLAERTGVTRLCYAGSVVHARPAGLMSSREPLQVGAELYGFAGIEADLEIIRLALDTLDLVGVQQPRLDIGNIAIFRGLAAAAGLGAELTREVFAALRSKDAAGVALLVQSVAEPYRSAFVALPELYGPRAILDRARSRLPSIPEVDLALGQLQSIANALQDRVEISFDLTELRGTAYHTGLMFAIYAPGWPDELARGGRYDNVGRRFGRARPATGFSLDLRDLLRILPERSSASGIRVAARVADAAAAEIASLRKAGEVVMIDYLGESAAALNCDRELIAGPAGWQVVPFD
- the hflX gene encoding ribosome rescue GTPase HflX, with product MFDRPEVGDRAVLVCLDFGTPDFAEDVAECVELVTSAGVEVAETVTAKRQRPDAALFAGKGKVEEIAAVVRSCAANVVIFNHQLSPAQERNLERQLQCRVIDRTSLILDIFAQRARSHEGKLQVELAQLSHLATRLVRGWTHLERQKGGIGLRGPGETQLETDRRLLGNRVKLLKDRLKHVERQRHTQRRGRQRSGIASLSIVGYTNAGKSTLFNSLTKARSYAADQLFATLDTTSRKLYLNPELSLVLSDTVGFIRNLPHTLVAAFRATLEETVQADMLLHVVDAANPMRDMQIEEVDKVLQEIGAADVPQLIVWNKIDLKGQEPGIERDADGLPVAVRVSALTGAGLDLLRTALAERFAPAEMAGETQDEDLSWQ
- the hfq gene encoding RNA chaperone Hfq gives rise to the protein MSSKGQMLQDPFLNTLRKEHVPVSIYLVNGIKLQGQIESFDQYVVLLKNTVTQMVYKHAISTVVPARPVNIPHEHYTAQKLDQSEE